A segment of the Acidaminococcales bacterium genome:
ACCTCCGTGGACACGGCGAAAGCCATCCTTGGCGTTATGTCGGCCATGAGGCGCCGCCGCTTGGTCAGCGTCGTTGCTTTGCAGGATCTTTTATGGGCAGGTGATGATTTTGAGTAAAAAATTTGTCGAATTGGCTGCCGTGCTGGGCAATGTCCGTTTGGGAAGCGATGTGTACAGCCTTTTGCTTGACGCTCCGCAAATCTGCCGGGAAGCTAAGCCGGGGCAGTTCGTGGGGGTAAAGACCGGCTGGGGGCAAGCGCCTTTCCTGCGCCGCCCGCTGTCGGTGGCGGACGCCGCAGACGGCCGGATAACCATAATCTACAGGGCGGCAGGCGTTGGCACAAGCTGGCTGGCCGCCCGCCGGGAAGGGGAAAAAGTTGATATCATGGGCCCTTTGGGGCATGGGTTTTCGCTTGAGGCCAAAAGGCCCCTTTTAGTGGGCGGCGGCATTGGCATCGCTCCCCTAATCAGCGTAGCGCGAAGCTTTGCCGGCCGTTTTGGCAGCGGCATTGTGCTGGCCGGGCGCAATAAAGACGAAATAACTTACTGGCAGGCCATGTTTAAAGATCTTTGCCATTGCGTGTACATTGCCACCGACGACGGCAGCATGGGCATTCGCGGCAACGCCTTGGCCGTTTTGCCGCAAGCGGCGGAAGAAGGCGGATACGACTGCATATACGCCTGTGGGCCGCCGCCCATGCTGAAGGCGATCGCCGCTTTTGTCAGACAGAAAAACATTCCCTGCCAACTTTCCTTGGAAAGCCGCATGGGTTGCGGCTTGGGGGCGTGCCAGGCCTGCTCCTGCCAAGGCGCGGACGGAAAGCGCAAGCGCATTTGCCTTAACGGCCCCGTATTTGCCGCCGGGGAGGTGGAAGGATTATGAGCGCTGCGGACGGGAACAAACTGGCGGTGGAAATCGCCGGCATCAAGATGAAAACCCCTGTTATGACGGCTTCCGGCACATGCGGGTATGGGCTGGAACTGCTGGACTTTGTCGATTTGAACAGCCTTGGTGCGCTTGTCGTCAAAGGCGCCACCCTTGAACCTTGCCCCGGCAACGCCGGACAGAGGATAGCGGAGACGCCCGCCGGGGCGCTTAACGCAATCGGGCTGGAAAATCCCGGCGTAGGGGTGTTTATTGACAACATACTGCCGGCGCTCCGCCGCTATGACGTGCCGGTGATCGCCAATATCGCCGGACGGACGGTGGACGAATACGCGGAATTGGCGCGGCGGCTCGACGCTACCGCCGTAGCCGGCATAGAGATCAACATTTCCTGCCCCAACATTAAAGCGGGCGGCCTTGCTTTCGGCACGCGGCCGGGCAGCGCCGCCGAAGTAGTGGGCGCGGTGAGAAGGGCCAGCGGCAAGCCGATTATCACCAAACTTTCGCCGAACGTAACCGACATAGCGGAAATCGCGCGGGCGGCGGAAGCCGCGGGCAGCGACGCGCTCTCCCTGATCAATACCTTGGTTGGCATGAAAATAGACATAAAAAGGAAACAACCGGCGCTGGGCAACATTTTCGGCGGACTTTCCGGCCCGGCCGTCCGCCCGGTGGCGGTGCGCATGGTCTGGCAGGCCGCGCGGGCGGTAAAGATACCGGTGATCGGCATGGGCGGCATTGCGGCGGCCGAGGACGCTTTGGAATTTATCATGGCGGGAGCGAGCGCCGTGGCGGTAGGGTCGGCGACCTTCGCCGACCCGCAGTCAATTGAGCTTATAACTCAGGGTTTGCGCGCCTATATGC
Coding sequences within it:
- a CDS encoding dihydroorotate dehydrogenase, with translation MSAADGNKLAVEIAGIKMKTPVMTASGTCGYGLELLDFVDLNSLGALVVKGATLEPCPGNAGQRIAETPAGALNAIGLENPGVGVFIDNILPALRRYDVPVIANIAGRTVDEYAELARRLDATAVAGIEINISCPNIKAGGLAFGTRPGSAAEVVGAVRRASGKPIITKLSPNVTDIAEIARAAEAAGSDALSLINTLVGMKIDIKRKQPALGNIFGGLSGPAVRPVAVRMVWQAARAVKIPVIGMGGIAAAEDALEFIMAGASAVAVGSATFADPQSIELITQGLRAYMREEAAANIGELVGAAWPPA
- a CDS encoding dihydroorotate dehydrogenase electron transfer subunit; translation: MSKKFVELAAVLGNVRLGSDVYSLLLDAPQICREAKPGQFVGVKTGWGQAPFLRRPLSVADAADGRITIIYRAAGVGTSWLAARREGEKVDIMGPLGHGFSLEAKRPLLVGGGIGIAPLISVARSFAGRFGSGIVLAGRNKDEITYWQAMFKDLCHCVYIATDDGSMGIRGNALAVLPQAAEEGGYDCIYACGPPPMLKAIAAFVRQKNIPCQLSLESRMGCGLGACQACSCQGADGKRKRICLNGPVFAAGEVEGL